The following nucleotide sequence is from Pseudomonas putida S13.1.2.
GGCGGGCGGGGCGCCCAGCTGGCCGGCGGCCACCTGGCGGTTCTGCTCGCGGATGGCCGCAACCACATCACTGGCGGTGAGGTTGCGCGAAGCGGTCTTGTTCGGGTCCAGCCACACGCGCAGCGAGTAGTCGCCCATACCGAACAGTTGAACATCGCCGATGCCGCCCAGGCGCGCCAGCTCGTCCTTGATGTTGAGGATGGCGTAGTTGGACAGGTAGAGCATGTCGTAGCGGTTGTCCGGCGAGGTCAGGTGCACGACCATGGTCAGGTCGGGCGAGGCCTTGTCGACGGTAATACCGATACGCGTCACTTCCTCGGGCAGCTTGGGCTGGGTACGGGTAACGCGGTTCTGCACCTGCACCTGGGCGTTGTCCAGGTCAGTGCCCAGGGCGAACGTGATGGTCAGCGTCAGCTTGCCGTCAGCGGTGGACTGGGAAGACATGTACAGCATGTTCTCCACACCGGTAATGGCCTGCTCCAGCGGCGCGGCGACGGTTTCGCCGATAACCTTGGGGTTGGCGCCGGGGAAGTTGGCACGCACCACCACGGTGGGTGGCACCACTTCGGGGTATTCGCTGATCGGCAGCTGGAACAGCGAGATCGAACCCGCAATCAGCAGCACCAGCGACAGCACCGCGGCGAAAATCGGCCGGGTAATGAAGAATTTCGAGAAGTTCATCGGTATGTTCCCTTAACCGCGTGGCGCCTGGGCGCTGGCGACTTTCACATTGTTGCCCGCCACCTTGGGCGCCGGATTGCTGGCCTCCAGTGCCTGGCGTTGCTGGGCGAGGGCGGCGAGGGTCTGTTCGCTGGCCATTGGGGTTTCTTCCGGGGTGACCGGCGAGCCAGGGCGCACGCGCTGCAGGCCCTTGACCACGATGCGGTCGTCCTTGCCCAGGCCGCTGCGCACGATGCGCAGGCCTTCCAGCTTCGGCCCCAGCTCCACGGCGCGGTAGGCGGCCTTGTTGTCCTTGTCCATGACCAGCACGAACTTCTTGCCAAGGTCGGTGCCCACAGCTTCGTCGTTGATCAGCACGGCGTCGTACTGGGCGCTGCCGACCAGCTTCAGGCGTGCGTACAGGCCTGGGGTGAACTGGCCGTCGCGGTTGTCGAACACCGCACGACCACGGATGGTGCCGGTGCGCGGGTTGACCTGGTTGTCGACGAAGTTCATCTGGCCCAGGTGCGGGTTGCCGGTTTCGTTGGTCAGGCCCAGGTACACCGGGGTGCTCTGGCCACGCTGGCCTTCGCGCGCCAGCTGGGTGTACTTGAGGTACACGCGCTCGTCGGCGTCAAAGTAGGCGTACACCTTGTCGGTGGACACCACGCTGGTCAGCGGGGTGACATCGGCCGTGACGATGTTGCCGGCAGTGAACTGGGCACGGCTGACGCGGCCACTGATGGGTGCGGTGACGCGGGTAAAGCTGAGGTTCAGGCGCGCCAGGTCGAGTTGGGCCTGGATAGCGTCGACCCCGGCGCGGGCTTCGGCGGCAGCGCTGCTGCGCGATTCTGCGAGCTCGGCAGAAATGGCGTTACTGTCGCGCAGGCGTTCGCCACGGCGGGCTTCGTTGGCGCTGCGAATGGCGGTGGCCTTGGCCTGTTGCAGTTGGGCTTCAAGGCGGCGGACTTCAGCCTGGAACGGGCGTGGATCTATCTGGAACAGCAGGTCGCCTTTTTTCACCTGGGCGCCTTCGGTGAAGGCGACCTGGTCGATCTGGCCGGCAACCCGCGGGCGAACTTCGACAGTTTCCGGGGCTTCAAGGCGGCCAGTGAACTCGTCCCATTCGTTGATCGGTTGCTCGATCACCTTGGCCACGGTGACCTTCGGCGCGGCGGGAGCCTGCACGGCGTCTGGGGTTCGACCGCAAGCGCTGATCACCACCACTGCCAGGGCAGCGAGGGGAAAGCGCAAGGGTTTGAGAGATTGTTCCATGGAGAACTCCGCCAATGTATTAGTAGTGGGCGGAGTGTGAGTGTCTTGCGCGTGAGGCACGAATCGAACGGGACGAAGGTTAATATCACGCTGAATGATATGTGTGGATCATTCATCGATGGCGGGCATGATGGGGCTGCCTGGCAGCCCCGGCAACCTCAGCTCAATACCTTGAACCCGTGGGTGCCATCCCGCTCCAGCTGGGCAATCAGCCCGAACTCCCAGTCCAGGTACCCCTGCATGGCCTCACGCGGGTTATCAGTGCCTTCATAAGGCCGGCGATAACGGTCGGTACGCGCCACCGCCAGGTGCGTTTCGCCACTTTCCAGCGGCTTGCCTGCCGCAATCCACCGCGCCGTGCCGCCGTCCAGTACGTACACCGGGGTTTGCGTAAGCGCCTGCAAGTCTACCGCCGCAAAGCGTGCCAGCAGGCTGCTGCCGCAGGTCAGTACATAGCGCTCGGCTACTGGCAGCAGTTCCAGCACCTGCGGCAACTGCGCGCGAATTGCCCAGTGGGCACCTGGAATGTGGCGTTTCACGTAGTTGGCACTGGTGGTGAAGTCCAGCAGCACGGTGCCTGGCGTTTGCAGCCAGTCGTCCAACTGCTCGACGCCGATTTCGGTGACAGCGGGCAGTGGAGGTTGGGGGGCCTGCCAATCACCGGACTCGTTGAAATCTTGCGCCGACACGCCATCGAGCACGGCTACCTGCCAGCCCATTTGCGCCAGCCAGGAAGCGCTCATGTTGGCCCGCACGCCGTCATCATCCACCAGCACGATGCGCGCCCCGCGCACGCTGGCGACGTGGTCGGTTTCCTGCACCAGTTGCCCGCCCGGTACACTGCGGCTGGCCGGCAGGTGGCCGTGGGCATATTCCTCGGGGGTGCGCACATCGAACAGGTAGGTGGTGCGCTGGGTATCGGCCTGCCAGGCGGCCAGGGCTTCGCGCTCCAGGCGCAGCACACCGGCACGGTCGGCCACAGTGCGTGCGCGTTGGGCGGCGTTGCCGCGGGTGTTGTCGCTCACCTCGGCGAAGCGGCGCTCCTGGCCGTGCGCCAGCGTTTGCCCGGCCAGGGTCCAGCCGATGGTACCGTTGCGCAGGGCAGCCACGGGGTTGGGGATGCCGGCGTTGACCAGCGACTGGGTGCCGATGATGCTGCGGGTGCGCCCTGCGCAGTTGACGATGACCTGCGTAGCGGGGCTGGGCGCCAGTTCGGCAACCCGCAGTACCAGTTCGGCACCCGGCACACTGATGCCCCCCGGGATGCTCATGGTCTGGTATTCGTCGAAGCGGCGGGCGTCAAGCACCACCACATCGGCCTTGTCGTCCAGCAGCGCCTGCACCTGTTCGGCCGCCAGCGACGGGGTATGGCGCACGCTTTCAACCAGCTCGCCAAACGCCTTGCTCGGCACGTTCACGTCACGGAACAGCTCGCCACCGGCGGCGCGCCAGCCGGCCAGCCCGCCTTCGAGCAATGCGACATCGCTGTACCCCAAGGCCAGCAGGCGTTCGGCGGCCTGCTGTGCCAGGCCTTCGCCGTCGTCATACACCGTAATGGCGGTGTCACGGCGCGGCACACGGGCGTAAATTTCCAGCTCCAGCTTGGACAAGGGGATGTTGGCGGTGAACAGGGGGTGTGCCTGGGCGAACGGGTCTTCCTCGCGCACATCGATCAGCGCCAGTTCTTCATGGGCCAGCAAGGCCTGGCGAATGTCTTGGTAGGAGCGGGTGGCAACGGTACTCATGGGGCAGGGTTCTCTTTGGACAGGTCCCAGATGTTGGGCAGAAGGCTGTTGGAATAGCCGGAAATAAACGGTTTTTCGCTGCCGTCGGGCAGGTACACCGCGCGGCTGACGGCGCCGATGTTGGCGCCATACACGTGGATGCTGATCGACACCCGGTCGTCGAACGCGTTGCTGACCTGATGGATATCGCCGATGCGCGGCGAGACGGCCTCTACATGGCCGGGGTCAAGGCGTACGGGCTCGCCCGCTGGCAGCAAGGCGCCATGTTCGCTACGGGCAAAGCCTTGCGAGTACTCGGCGCCGCGTAGCATGCCGATCAGGCCCCAGACCCGGTGGTCGTGGATTGGTGTCTGCTGGCCTGGCCCCCAGACGAAGCTGACGATGGAAAAGCGCTGGCGCGAATCGCAATGCAGCAAATATTGCTGATAACGCGCCGGGTCTGGCTGCGCCAGTGCTTCGGGCAACCAGTCATCATGGGCGACCAGGCTGCGCAGCAGGCCCTGGCCGTGGTCGAGGAGGGTGGCTTCGTCGGTTTCTTGGTCCACCAGTTGCGCAAGCGCGTCGATGAAGTGGCGCAGGCGCTCAAGGCGCAGAGGTTGGCTCATAGTTCAGGCTCGGCTGACGGTTTGGGTTAACCCTAGCAAACGCACTGAATATTCTCAAAAGTAAAAATATGAATAAGCTAATATGCAAATAACGCATTTACAGATTGGCTAATCTGTTTTGAAATGGGTACATGGGCAAAGCATTAGGTTATGCCCAAAACGAATTTCACGGCGCTGTGCTTAATCGATAACTTATAAGCAATTCGCTTGTTATATTCAAAGTGAATATGCGAGCCCCATGCCTCACGAGACCGCACGCGCGGATCGGCCTGATGTACCTGACGGTACCTGGAGACGAACGTGCGATACCTCAAACAATTGGCCGCTGGTGTGCTGGCCAGCTCCCTCAGCCTGGCCGCTGCCGCGCAAACCCTGGTGGTCGGTGACCAGAGCTTCAATGCTCGAGCGGTGATGGAAGCGGCCGGCGTGCTCGACGACCTGCCGTATACATTGGAGTGGAAGCAGTTCACGGCCGGCTCGCCGGTAGCCGAGGCGTTGAACGTGGGCAGCCTGGACATCGGCCTGCTGGGTGATGCGCCACCGTTGTTCCTTGGCGCCCTGGGCGCGCCGATCAAGGTGATTGCGGTCAGCCGGCAGAACCTGGATGGCGTGGCGATCCTGGCGCGCAAGGACTCGAACATTCACAGCCTCGAAGACCTGCGCGGCAAACGTGCGGCGATCTGGAAGGGCTCCTGGAGCCAGCAGTTGCTGTTCAGCGCGCTGGACAAGGCCGCCGTGCCGCGTGATGCCCTGGAGCTGCGCTACCTCAGCGCCCTGGATGCCTCGCATGCCCTGGATGGCGGTTCGGTGGATGTGATCGCGACCTGGGAGCCTTATGTCACCCAGCAGGAGCGCCAAGGGGCGCGGGTACTGGCCACGGCCGAGGGGTTGATACCGGCGCAGAGTTTCGTGGTGGCCAATGCCAAGGCGGTGGAGGCCAAGCGGGCGCAGATCAGTGATTTTCTGCAGCGCCTGAAAAAGGCCCGTGACTGGACGCTGAGCGATCCGGCCCATACCGAGGCTTATGCCGATGCCTGGGCCAAACGTACCCGTGCCGATCGCGACATTGCTCGCGTCTGGTTTGCCCGCGCCCGTACCGATGTGGCGCCGCTGAGCCCGCAGGTGATCGTGGATGCGCAGAAGACCGTGGACTTCTTTGCCGGGCTGGGGCTGATCAAGCGCTACCCGGCGTCGAGCCTGTTCGATACCTCGTTCGCGGCAGCGTTCGACCACTGAGTTTTCCTGCCGTGGCCCAATCGCCGGCAAGCCAGCTCCCACAG
It contains:
- a CDS encoding cysteine dioxygenase encodes the protein MSQPLRLERLRHFIDALAQLVDQETDEATLLDHGQGLLRSLVAHDDWLPEALAQPDPARYQQYLLHCDSRQRFSIVSFVWGPGQQTPIHDHRVWGLIGMLRGAEYSQGFARSEHGALLPAGEPVRLDPGHVEAVSPRIGDIHQVSNAFDDRVSISIHVYGANIGAVSRAVYLPDGSEKPFISGYSNSLLPNIWDLSKENPAP
- a CDS encoding rhodanese-related sulfurtransferase, giving the protein MSTVATRSYQDIRQALLAHEELALIDVREEDPFAQAHPLFTANIPLSKLELEIYARVPRRDTAITVYDDGEGLAQQAAERLLALGYSDVALLEGGLAGWRAAGGELFRDVNVPSKAFGELVESVRHTPSLAAEQVQALLDDKADVVVLDARRFDEYQTMSIPGGISVPGAELVLRVAELAPSPATQVIVNCAGRTRSIIGTQSLVNAGIPNPVAALRNGTIGWTLAGQTLAHGQERRFAEVSDNTRGNAAQRARTVADRAGVLRLEREALAAWQADTQRTTYLFDVRTPEEYAHGHLPASRSVPGGQLVQETDHVASVRGARIVLVDDDGVRANMSASWLAQMGWQVAVLDGVSAQDFNESGDWQAPQPPLPAVTEIGVEQLDDWLQTPGTVLLDFTTSANYVKRHIPGAHWAIRAQLPQVLELLPVAERYVLTCGSSLLARFAAVDLQALTQTPVYVLDGGTARWIAAGKPLESGETHLAVARTDRYRRPYEGTDNPREAMQGYLDWEFGLIAQLERDGTHGFKVLS
- a CDS encoding ABC transporter substrate-binding protein, translated to MRYLKQLAAGVLASSLSLAAAAQTLVVGDQSFNARAVMEAAGVLDDLPYTLEWKQFTAGSPVAEALNVGSLDIGLLGDAPPLFLGALGAPIKVIAVSRQNLDGVAILARKDSNIHSLEDLRGKRAAIWKGSWSQQLLFSALDKAAVPRDALELRYLSALDASHALDGGSVDVIATWEPYVTQQERQGARVLATAEGLIPAQSFVVANAKAVEAKRAQISDFLQRLKKARDWTLSDPAHTEAYADAWAKRTRADRDIARVWFARARTDVAPLSPQVIVDAQKTVDFFAGLGLIKRYPASSLFDTSFAAAFDH
- the mexE gene encoding multidrug efflux RND transporter periplasmic adaptor subunit MexE, yielding MEQSLKPLRFPLAALAVVVISACGRTPDAVQAPAAPKVTVAKVIEQPINEWDEFTGRLEAPETVEVRPRVAGQIDQVAFTEGAQVKKGDLLFQIDPRPFQAEVRRLEAQLQQAKATAIRSANEARRGERLRDSNAISAELAESRSSAAAEARAGVDAIQAQLDLARLNLSFTRVTAPISGRVSRAQFTAGNIVTADVTPLTSVVSTDKVYAYFDADERVYLKYTQLAREGQRGQSTPVYLGLTNETGNPHLGQMNFVDNQVNPRTGTIRGRAVFDNRDGQFTPGLYARLKLVGSAQYDAVLINDEAVGTDLGKKFVLVMDKDNKAAYRAVELGPKLEGLRIVRSGLGKDDRIVVKGLQRVRPGSPVTPEETPMASEQTLAALAQQRQALEASNPAPKVAGNNVKVASAQAPRG